A window from Malania oleifera isolate guangnan ecotype guangnan chromosome 7, ASM2987363v1, whole genome shotgun sequence encodes these proteins:
- the LOC131160562 gene encoding uncharacterized protein LOC131160562, with translation MAVECYTKVFPNFATNSYLKEGAEVAPYKKSISTEKEDTSLEEYTEKLIKNLFKCGADRTVCKFRNETNGILKFIKSHVLDVPPVPPPARDIACAETLVFVHISTKATVIVYRGKNKRRHLCDWMLSWCTQSSIKVYTEINEAGYYDSEAIWAIIFVKLRQSGCSSTATWNGCFSTLTIEDKHGVAELYAHIAPT, from the exons ATGGCTGTGGAGTGCTATACCAAAGTGTTTCCAAACTTTGCCACCAATTCATATTTAAAAGAAGGAGCAGAGGTGGCTCCTTATAAGAAAAGCATTAGTACTGAAAAGGAGGACACTTCCCTTGAGGAATATACGGAGAAGttgataaaaaatttatttaagtgTGGTGCAGACCGCACAGTATGCAAGTTCCGCAATGAGACGAACGGTATACTAAAATTTATTAAAAGCCACGTTTTGGATGTTCCCCCTGTGCCTCCCCCTGCCAGAGACATCGCCTGTGcggagacacttgtgtttgtgcACATAAGTACCAAAGCAACTGTTATTGTGTATCGTGGAAAGAATAAGCGACGACATCTATGTGATTGGATGCTGTCATGGTGTACCCAATCAAGCATAAAG GTATATACTGAGATTAATGAAGCTGGCTACTATGACAGTGAAGCCATATGGGCTATAATTTTTGTGAAACTACGTCAATCTGGCTGCTCTAGCACTGCCACATGGAATGGATGTTTTTCGACTCTGACGATTGAGGATAAGCATGGAGTTGCTGAGCTTTATGCACACATAGCTCCCACCTAA